One genomic window of Garra rufa chromosome 2, GarRuf1.0, whole genome shotgun sequence includes the following:
- the LOC141325455 gene encoding toll-like receptor 4: MNFFTVSFFIIYFSVGAGELCTKITENLHYSCMGRNLSYIPPSIPSSVQTLDFSFNDLKHLQKTVFPVLPFLRVLDLSRCHIKHIENDTFNNVKNLTALILTGNPITYFGPGCLSSLSNLQRLVLVDVGLLSLQLQMNNLTKLQELRVGTNNIQSVSLPSIMSNFKDLHLIDLHANNISMIKTDQTAVLREIGRNMTLILSRNPLSYIEPGAFKDIYLRELDIRSAFVSSAAQKAGLQALYGLNVKRLMFGKFKGDFKFQFSDADVLDGLCSIHFQEIYYYIIERPSETVFIFRCMINATNVLVKHGVIDEMEYVFFHEIKELYLLQNQLATLPGKQLSHLHTLEKLVISHNIEPIRPGTFIDMPKLQYLDLSSNRMTLTRCCTTLLSGTPQIRYLNFSQNAEISIELGGLDGLASIEILDFHHTRVLDLGYYSVLSNLTYLRYLDVSYSSITFINIFSFYGLRKLEILKVAGNHFRGDVARYLFNNLTLLEHLDMSYCRVVELHPSSFKNLQRLRLLNVRGNKLMTIDFLALPDLKRLTSLYADKNSITSIPLHVLQKLPTNLSEFDLSSNPIDCSCSQTDFILWIIQNQNILKQPENIFCKTFSPSSDFRATDFDIDSCVHKKRLTIVLSVCFVTVVVLLSFLVYRFQFYLQYCCILLRGYRSPGQQECSYDAFVIFSSYDEVWVMNELMENLENGVPPIQLCLHMRDFQAGKSITSNIIDEGILGSRKIIVVVSQHFIDSAWCRFEFELAQSRFMLEHSPNIIIIILEDVEEGKTKKVFGLHKHLKKNTYLKWSRDPLSNMRFWIRLRKAIIAKKK; this comes from the exons ATGAATTTCTTCACTGTTAGTTTcttcattatatatttttctgttggGGCTGGAGAATTGTGCACAAAA ATTACTGAGAATCTGCACTACTCATGCATGGGAAGAAACCTCAGCTACATACCACCCAGTATTCCTTCCTCCGTTCAAACTCTGGATTTCAGTTTTAATGATTTGAAACACTTACAGAAGACTGTTTTCCCAGTTTTGCCTTTTCTACGAGTCCTTGATCTGTCAAG GTGCCACATCAAGCATATTGAAAATGACACTTTCAACAATGTGAAAAATTTGACTGCTTTGATTCTCACTGGAAACCCTATTACATATTTTGGACCTGGATGCTTGAGTTCTTTAAGTAATCTACAAAGACTAGTTCTTGTGGATGTTGGTCTCTTGTCTTTACAGCTTCAAATGAATAACCTAACCAAGCTGCAGGAGCTTAGAGTCGGGACAAATAACATCCAGTCTGTGTCTCTCCCTTCAATCATGAGCAACTTCAAAGACTTACATTTAATtgatctacatgccaataatatATCTATGATCAAAACTGATCAGACTGCTGTGTTGCGAGAAATTGGCAGAAACATGACTTTGATTCTCTCTAGGAATCCATTATCATACATTGAACCAGGAGCTTTCAAAGACATTTATCTCAGAGAACTGGACATCCGATCTGCCTTTGTTTCATCTGCTGCTCAGAAAGCTGGTCTACAAGCTCTATATGGTCTTAATGTCAAACGGCTAATGTTTGGAAAGTTCAAGGGAGATTTCAAATTTCAGTTCTCAGATGCTGATGTTTTAGATGGCCTTTGCTCTATTCATTTCCAGGAGATATATTACTATATAATTGAAAGGCCAAGTGAAACAGTTTTTATCTTTCGCTGTATGATTAATGCCACAAATGTATTGGTAAAGCATGGTGTCATTGATGAGATGGAGTATGTATTTTTTCATGAAATCAAGGAGCTTTACTTGCTTCAAAATCAATTAGCAACTTTGCCAGGTAAACAGCTTTCACATCTCCATACTTTAGAAAAACTAGTCATTTCACACAACATTGAACCTATTCGTCCTGGAACCTTCATAGACATGCCTAAGCTTCAGTATTTGGATTTGAGCTCGAACCGAATGACCTTAACACGATGCTGCACCACACTTTTGTCTGGCACCCCTCAAATCAGATATTTGAATTTTAGTCAAAATGCAGAAATTAGCATTGAATTAGGAGGACTTGATGGACTTGCTTCCATTGAGATTCTTGATTTCCACCATACAAGGGTTTTAGATTTGGGATACTATTCAGTTTTGTCCAATTTAACGTATTTGAGGTATCTGGATGTTTCTTATTCAAGTATCACCTTTATTAATATATTCAGCTTTTATGGACTACGTAAACTTGAAATTCTTAAAGTTGCTGGCAATCATTTTCGGGGTGATGTAGCaagatatttatttaataatctcACTTTACTAGAGCACCTTGACATGTCATACTGTCGTGTGGTAGAGTTACATCCAAGCTCATTCAAAAATCTTCAAAGGCTTAGACTTTTAAATGTGAGAGGAAACAAATTAATGACTATAGATTTTCTGGCCCTCCCAGACCTGAAACGATTAACATCACTTTATGCTGATAAAAACAGCATTACTAGCATCCCACTTCATGTTCTCCAAAAGTTGCCAACAAACCTTTCAGAGTTTGATTTGTCCTCTAACCCTATTGATTGCTCCTGCTCCCAGACAGATTTTATTTTGTGGATTATCCAAAATCAGAACATTCTGAAGCAACcggaaaatattttttgtaaaacctTTTCACCAAGCTCAGATTTTAGAGCAACAGACTTTGACATTGACAGCTGTGTGCACAAGAAAAGACTCACAATTGTTTTATCTGTATGTTTTGTTACAGTAGTAGTTCTTTTATCATTCTTGGTTTATAGGTTTCAGTTTTATCTTCAGTATTGCTGTATTTTACTGAGAGGCTACAGATCACCTGGACAACAAGAATGCTCCTATGATGCATTTGTGATTTTCTCCAGCTATGATGAAGTCTGGGTCATGAATGAACTGATGGAGAATCTAGAGAACGGTGTTCCACCTATTCAGCTTTGCCTTCATATGCGGGACTTTCAAGCAGGGAAGTCCATCACCTCCAACATTATCGATGAAGGAATACTGGGCAGTCGTAAAATCATTGTGGTCGTGTCTCAACACTTCATTGATAGTGCCTGGTGTCGCTTTGAGTTTGAATTAGCTCAGTCTCGCTTTATGTTGGAGCACAGTCCcaacatcatcatcattattctGGAAGATGTGGAAGAAGGGAAGACTAAGAAAGTGTTTGGTCTTCATAAACATCTGAAGAAGAACACATACCTGAAGTGGAGCAGAGACCCTTTGAGTAACATGAGATTCTGGATACGCCTCAGAAAAGCTATTATTGCCAAAAAGAAATAA
- the LOC141326396 gene encoding uncharacterized protein translates to MAESETDCDTPGLDTLGSECVIAHTQVGDLHYGAETEIMTQEDKRLDLEAIHGDLGAVTCVDVVTETDHDYIKSEIHHDHHQYFSSAEIKGNEHLLGEVLLKTEIGGGEHIVKVESDHGGELTVESENGVIIHEAHGLQCSECGEIFGCMSDLHEHFEIHKATHPYICVHCGESFAVEASLRSHMRIHMKEKSYTTGLEMVGKGVIDAFNLKPHQMMHSPEKPHRCSECGKSFAAAITLREHMKMHSDDKPYKCTQCRKSFVRRRHLKKHQELHAHDKPFTCLQCGKGFTTASNLKQHQKTHAGDKPHRCAQCGKCFAAAATLREHQRIHSGEKPYKCTQCRKSFVRKRHLKKHQLVHQGGKPYRCSQCDKGFNHSSSLSRHHKVHLEAKMYAQADKDFPFDTTLKRGMHTGEKPYSCNHCEKSFNHSSSLSRHQRTHSDGKSYTCAQCGKRFNHPSSLARHQRVHLEDKSTYSAIATGKGFPHTTILKQRILQSEKPYRCAQCGKGFNHSSSLSRHHRIHIDQ, encoded by the coding sequence ATGGCTGAGTCAGAGACTGACTGTGACACACCAGGTCTCGATACGTTGGGATCTGAGTGTGTCATCGCCCATACGCAAGTCGGAGACTTGCATTATGGAGCGGAGACTGAAATTATGACTCAGGAGGACAAAAGACTTGACCTAGAGGCAATTCACGGTGATTTAGGGGCAGTGACATGCGTGGATGTGGTAACAGAGACCGACCATGACTACATTAAATCTGAAATACACCACGATCATCATCAGTACTTCAGCAGCGCAGAAATCAAAGGCAATGAGCATTTGCTCGGCGAGGTGCTGTTGAAGACAGAGATAGGGGGTGGAGAACATATCGTAAAGGTGGAGTCTGACCATGGAGGGGAGCTTACAGTGGAGTCAGAGAATGGCGTTATTATCCACGAAGCCCACGGCCTGCAATGCAGTGAATGTGGTGAGATTTTTGGCTGCATGTCTGATCTGCACGAACACTTTGAAATCCACAAAGCCACTCACCCCTACATTTGCGTCCACTGTGGTGAGAGCTTCGCTGTCGAAGCCAGCCTGAGAagtcacatgaggattcacatgAAAGAGAAAAGTTATACCACTGGTCTGGAGATGGTTGGTAAAGGAGTCATTGATGCATTCAATTTGAAACCCCACCAGATGATGCACTCTCCTGAAAAGCCGCACAGATGTTCAGAGTGTGGCAAAAGCTTCGCTGCCGCCATCACTCTCCGGGAACACATGAAAATGCATTCGGATGACAAACCCTACAAATGCACCCAATGCCGGAAAAGCTTTGTGCGCAGACGCCATCTAAAAAAGCATCAAGAGCTGCATGCCCATGACAAGCCGTTTACCTGTCTTCAGTGTGGAAAAGGCTTTACGACAGCTTCCAATCTCAAACAGCACCAGAAGACTCATGCTGGTGATAAGCCGCACAGATGCGCCCAGTGTGGGAAGTGTTTTGCGGCAGCAGCCACGTTGAGAGAGCATCAGAGAATCCACTCAGGGGAGAAGCCCTACAAGTGCACCCAGTGTCGGAAGAGCTTCGTGAGGAAACGCCACCTCAAGAAGCATCAGCTGGTCCACCAGGGTGGAAAGCCCTACCGCTGTTCTCAGTGCGACAAGGGTTTCAACCATTCCTCTTCCTTGTCACGACACCACAAGGTCCACCTGGAGGCCAAGATGTACGCCCAGGCCGATAAGGATTTCCCCTTCGATACTACGCTGAAGAGGGGAATGCACACAGGTGAAAAGCCATACAGCTGCAACCATTGTGAGAAGAGCTTCAATCACTCGTCATCACTATCCCGGCATCAGAGGACTCATTCTGATGGGAAGTCCTACACCTGTGCTCAGTGTGGGAAGAGGTTCAATCATCCCTCCTCTCTCGCAAGGCACCAACGGGTTCATTTGGAGGATAAGTCAACTTATAGTGCTATTGCAACAGGAAAGGGATTCCCGCACACTACCATCTTGAAACAGAGAATCCTTCAGAGTGAGAAACCATATAGGtgtgctcagtgtggaaagggtttcaatCATTCGTCTTCTCTGTCTAGGCATCACAGAATTCATATTGATCAGTAA